A stretch of Trichocoleus sp. DNA encodes these proteins:
- a CDS encoding PTPA-CTERM sorting domain-containing protein, with product MKTIGAAVVGAAAIGLSVGSLSPANALTFDLKWSGQPLGNKAEATGFIDFDPTQIGNPGGSYNLVVDDFSITITGANKGNGTFTLSDFDSFGFFTPPNSPLDFTKELVGQPANSPSLPFGTPNTFGEAGDFNIFSPFANPNTPNGFLYFQFVTAAGDNPLGNNDKLTLTSFAPQSAAPVPTPALLPGLIGMGVAALRKRKNDRSEVAETVEV from the coding sequence ATGAAAACAATTGGTGCTGCTGTCGTTGGTGCAGCGGCGATCGGCTTGAGTGTGGGTAGTTTGTCTCCGGCTAATGCTTTAACTTTCGATCTGAAATGGTCAGGACAGCCTTTGGGGAATAAAGCCGAAGCAACTGGCTTTATTGATTTTGACCCTACCCAAATTGGAAATCCTGGGGGAAGTTACAACTTAGTAGTAGACGATTTTTCTATTACAATTACAGGGGCAAATAAAGGAAATGGGACTTTTACGTTATCTGACTTTGATTCCTTTGGTTTTTTCACTCCTCCAAACTCACCATTAGACTTTACTAAAGAATTGGTAGGACAGCCTGCAAATAGCCCTTCCCTCCCCTTTGGGACACCTAATACATTCGGTGAAGCGGGAGATTTCAATATCTTTAGTCCTTTTGCCAATCCTAATACCCCTAACGGATTTCTCTATTTCCAGTTTGTCACTGCTGCGGGGGACAATCCGCTAGGGAACAATGACAAATTGACTTTAACTAGCTTCGCTCCCCAATCCGCCGCTCCCGTTCCCACCCCTGCCCTTCTTCCTGGCTTAATCGGCATGGGCGTCGCAGCCCTCCGCAAACGCAAGAACGATCGATCGGAGGTTGCTGAAACAGTGGAAGTGTAG
- a CDS encoding helix-turn-helix transcriptional regulator — translation MTLVMESCMLRWKLREVMARQNMTNRKLAEVVGIHETNISNMKRRDTMPRIDGETLEALCKALGCTPFDLLEYEPEQ, via the coding sequence ATGACGCTAGTTATGGAATCTTGTATGCTTCGCTGGAAACTGCGCGAAGTAATGGCGCGGCAAAACATGACGAATCGGAAGCTTGCTGAGGTAGTAGGTATCCACGAAACTAATATCAGCAACATGAAGCGCCGCGATACCATGCCGCGCATTGATGGAGAAACTCTAGAAGCATTGTGCAAAGCTTTGGGCTGCACTCCCTTTGATTTACTGGAATATGAGCCAGAGCAGTAG